One genomic region from Balaenoptera musculus isolate JJ_BM4_2016_0621 chromosome X, mBalMus1.pri.v3, whole genome shotgun sequence encodes:
- the CXH12orf75 gene encoding overexpressed in colon carcinoma 1 protein, which yields MGCGNSTATSAGAGQGPAGAAKDVTEESITEDDKRRNYGGVYVGLPSEAVNMVSNQTKTVRKN from the coding sequence ATGGGCTGCGGGAACTCCACCGCCACCAGCGCGGGCGCGGGCCAAGGCCCTGCAGGAGCAGCTAAAGATGTAACAgaagaatcaataacagaagatGACAAGAGGAGAAACTATGGAGGGGTGTATGTTGGTCTACCATCTGAAGCTGTCAATATGGTGTCCAATCAAACAAAGACTGTGcgaaaaaattag